Proteins found in one Kluyveromyces marxianus DMKU3-1042 DNA, complete genome, chromosome 2 genomic segment:
- the EAR1 gene encoding Ear1p, producing MSFGKLIKLHARGGPSDDYDGPDEADLDMGLIVFTMMFMFLTYLLSILIYFVSRWLVRKVFTNRISLHEESALGGHRRGDLSMDRYLDDQNEVKDLLESLTPEEQFYYKQGEEYVKQNPPLIIPYTPNNNGSENRDEIVPDPIINEQTLQYIEEEGTAAWEFQADPNLPNDTVLIQERTELTFLNYNYDASVMSTLPIPRLNKVYYYECKIFELNQGKNHLSDNEMISIGLSASPYPYFRLPGRHHHSVAYDSDGCRRMNSSFPVSPELQSLFPRFEKGDIIGIGYRTRSGTVFFTHNGKKLNEKKVGGHIKGWKLKYLYPIVGSNVPCKIHVNFGTYGFVYIEANVKKWGYSKNVGVKLPPPSYEEYDQDVLLESAYEDDASDSESITSSSISERITDESGNILPPPPGFEFSTSVPSEIAADAITMDSLPVEPPIYTPSEEQQEQQGNDELEAETEEERVVKNNTIANQCL from the coding sequence ATGAGCTTTGGAAAACTGATTAAACTTCACGCGCGTGGAGGGCCAAGCGATGACTACGATGGGCCGGATGAAGCGGATCTGGATATGGGACTGATAGTGTTTACTATGATGTTCATGTTTTTGACGTACTTGTTATCgattttgatatatttcGTTTCGAGATGGCTTGTGCGTAAAGTATTCACGAACAGGATTTCGTTGCACGAGGAAAGTGCCCTCGGTGGCCATAGACGCGGGGATCTTTCTATGGATAGGTATTTGGACGATCAGAACGAGGTGAAGGATTTGTTGGAGAGTCTTACTCCGGAAGAGCAGTTCTATTATAAGCAGGGTGAAGAATACGTGAAACAAAACCCACCGCTTATCATTCCCTATACTCCTAATAACAACGGTAGTGAGAATAGGGATGAGATAGTCCCTGATCCCATAATAAATGAACAAACGTTGCAGTATATTGAGGAAGAAGGGACTGCTGCATGGGAGTTCCAAGCTGATCCGAACTTGCCAAATGATACAGTTTTGATACAAGAAAGAACGGAACTTACCTTTTTAAACTACAACTACGATGCATCTGTGATGTCCACATTACCAATACCCAGACTTAACAAAGTGTATTATTATGAATGTAAAATATTCGAGTTGAATCAGGGCAAAAACCATTTGAGCGATAATGAAATGATTTCTATCGGACTTTCTGCCTCACCATACCCATACTTTAGATTACCTGGACGGCACCATCATTCTGTGGCATATGACAGCGATGGATGCAGGAGAATGAATTCCTCTTTTCCGGTGTCTCCAGAACTGCAGTCCCTTTTCCCCAGATTTGAAAAGGGGGATATTATCGGTATTGGGTATAGAACAAGAAGCGGGACTGTGTTCTTCACCCACAACGGgaaaaaattaaatgaGAAGAAGGTAGGTGGACATATTAAAGGTTGGAAACTAAAATATCTATATCCGATAGTGGGTTCTAATGTTCCTTGCAAGATTCATGTCAATTTTGGTACATACGGTTTCGTTTATATTGAAGCCAACGTGAAAAAATGGGGATACTCTAAAAATGTTGGTGTCAAATTACCTCCCCCATCCTATGAAGAATATGATCAAGATGTTCTGTTGGAAAGTGCGTATGAAGATGACGCATCAGATTCAGAAAGTATAACGAGCAGTTCCATCAGCGAACGAATCACAGATGAGTCCGGAAATATTCTACCGCCACCGCCAGGTTTTGAGTTCAGCACATCTGTACCTAGTGAAATAGCTGCAGATGCAATTACCATGGACTCGCTTCCCGTAGAGCCACCGATATATACTCCTtcagaagaacaacaagaacagcaAGGTAACGATGAACTAGAAGCAGAAACCGAGGAGGAACGTGTTGTCAAAAACAATACGATAGCAAATCAGTGTTTATAA
- the PHO2 gene encoding Pho2p has translation MENFDYNQQDFPHFQPEFDPSNTFLGDHEQAQEHGSTQEKRVNSGESGYGSQSATLMNDSETVGIFEGIAPELDNRDRSESHSGDYNSNNSGNPNGHGHDADEDQDSNHETQNSSSSSHKPKSKRTRATGEALEILKREFQMNPSPNAQNRKRISELTGLPEKNVRIWFQNRRSKYRKSDKRMGGPGATDNTTLVSSFEFDKIPLTINSSYYFIDISSLTVGSWKRLKSGNLRSESLPQIQKLSNLSPISINTIMANATDLMVLISKKNFEINYFFSAIANNTKILFRIFFPINSVVNCSLSLEATESLRSDNKNSNQQAGAEDSNDSGPSKIAELRLSLSKSPKFAVYFSETLDDGSSNQWSICEDFSEGRQVNDAFIGGSNMPHVLTGLDESLKFMNSLILDLNSTEHFAAPHTQIQHGIMNSLAPTEPNIPALNFNDDPNLIPHDSTANMSHNIQSSFLTTNDNFNSMTFDNFSSNIPKTPDFLNSSNLQESQGMSTLLFQDQQSNGSTH, from the coding sequence ATGGAGAACTTTGATTACAACCAACAGGACTTCCCGCATTTCCAGCCTGAATTTGATCCTTCGAACACGTTTTTAGGGGATCACGAGCAGGCCCAAGAGCATGGTTCGACCCAGGAAAAGAGGGTCAACTCAGGTGAGTCTGGGTACGGGAGCCAGTCGGCAACGCTGATGAACGATTCAGAAACCGTGGGGATATTTGAAGGAATAGCTCCCGAACTAGACAATAGGGACCGCAGCGAGAGCCACAGCGGAGATTACAATAGCAATAATAGCGGTAATCCGAACGGCCACGGACATGACGCCGATGAAGACCAAGATTCAAACCATGAAACTCAAAActcatcgtcatcgtcgcATAAGCCAAAGTCCAAGAGGACAAGGGCGACTGGAGAAGCACTCGAGATTCTTAAACGGGAGTTTCAAATGAACCCAAGTCCTAACGCACAAAACAGGAAAAGAATATCTGAGTTAACAGGTCTTCCGGAGAAAAATGTGAGAATATGGTTCCAAAACAGGAGATCCAAGTACAGAAAATCAGATAAACGCATGGGAGGGCCAGGAGCCACAGATAATACTACCTTAGTCTCAAGCTTTGAGTTCGATAAGATCCCTCTTACAATAAACTCTAGCTACTATTTTATCGATATCTCATCGCTTACAGTGGGCTCTTGGAAACGTCTAAAAAGCGGGAATCTAAGAAGCGAATCTTTGCCtcaaatacaaaaactATCAAACTTATCACCAATATCTATTAATACAATCATGGCAAACGCCACTGACCTAATGGTCctgatatcaaagaaaaattttgaaataaaTTATTTCTTCAGTGCTATTGCTAATAACACTAAAATATTGTTTCGGATTTTCTTCCCAATAAATTCGGTCGTAAATTGTTCATTGTCCCTTGAGGCAACCGAATCTCTAAGATCAGATAATAAAAACTCGAATCAACAAGCAGGCGCAGAAGACAGTAATGATTCGGGACCATCTAAAATTGCTGAACTAAGACTTTCTCTTTCGAAATCTCCAAAATTCGCCGTTTATTTCTCTGAAACTCTTGATGATGGCTCAAGTAATCAATGGTCTATTTGCGAAGATTTCTCTGAAGGAAGACAAGTCAACGATGCGTTTATTGGGGGCTCCAACATGCCACACGTTCTTACCGGATTGGACGAATCACTTAAATTCATGAATTCATTGATTCTTGATTTGAATAGCACTGAACACTTTGCTGCCCCTCATACACAAATACAACACGGAATAATGAATTCCTTAGCACCTACAGAGCCCAATATACCGGCTTTAAATTTTAATGACGACCCTAATCTAATACCTCACGACTCTACGGCAAATATGTCTCATAATATCCAATCATCTTTCCTAACTACAAATGATAACTTTAACTCGATGACTTTCGataatttttcttctaataTACCAAAAACTCCGGACTTCCTAAACTCAAGCAATCTACAAGAAAGCCAAGGTATGTCAACTTTATTGTTTCAAGACCAACAGTCAAATGGGTCAACACACTAA
- the aldA gene encoding uncharacterized protein, whose product MSFATLKLADGTEYQQPLGLFINNEFVEAHGSETLTSYNPSTGEELCKVQCADPKVDVDLAVKAARDAFPGWRDTPATTKRDLFYKLANLLERDIELFSKVESLDTGKPITNNAKYDMEEIIEVLKYYAGWIDKAGGQSFLPSNKKLAYTLHQPLGVVGCIIPFNYPLAMMSWKWTAIATGNTTVFKSADQTPLSILFFANLVKEAGFPPGVFNVVSGPGATVGSAIVQHLGVDKIAFTGSTTVGQIIQQQAAVNLKPITLECGGKSANMVFEDCDLEQAVKWSAWGIFNNMGQICSGTSRVFVQESIYKEYVAQLVEHVKSTYIVGSPADDSVIVGPQVSKKQQERVLQYIKIGIDEGCEVALGGLGLPEPVAASETLTNGYYVKPTILTGVKPHYRIAQEEVFGPVIVVGTFKDYDDAIKIANNSEYGLGSAVFSKDITVCHKFAQDVEAGMVWINSSNDVDINIPFGGVKMSGHGRELGEYGLANFTNVKSVHVNLGNKL is encoded by the coding sequence ATGTCCTTTGCTACTTTGAAACTTGCAGATGGTACTGAGTACCAACAACCGCTAGGACTATTCATCAACAACGAATTTGTCGAGGCGCATGGGTCTGAGACGTTGACGTCGTACAACCCAAGTACCGGCGAAGAGCTATGTAAAGTGCAATGCGCTGATCCTAAGGTCGACGTCGATCTTGCTGTCAAGGCTGCTAGAGACGCTTTCCCTGGTTGGAGAGACACCCCAGCAACCACCAAGAGAGACTTGTTCTACAAGCTGGCCaatcttttggaaagagaCATCGAGTTGTTCAGCAAGGTTGAGTCGTTGGACACTGGTAAGCCAATTACGAACAATGCCAAATATGACATGGAGGAGATCATCGAGGTGTTGAAGTACTACGCTGGCTGGATCGACAAGGCTGGCGGACAATCGTTCTTGCCAAGCAACAAGAAGTTAGCATACACTTTACACCAACCTTTGGGTGTGGTTGGCTGTATCATCCCATTCAACTACCCATTGGCCATGATGTCGTGGAAGTGGACGGCCATTGCAACCGGTAACACCACCGTGTTCAAGTCTGCAGACCAAACCCCATTGTCcatccttttctttgctaACCTTGTGAAGGAGGCTGGCTTCCCACCGGGTGTCTTTAACGTTGTCTCGGGTCCCGGTGCCACTGTCGGCAGTGCCATCGTGCAACATTTGGGAGTCGACAAGATCGCATTCACAGGTTCTACCACAGTCGGCCAGATTATTCAGCAGCAAGCTGCAGTCAACTTGAAACCCATCACCTTGGAATGTGGTGGTAAGTCCGCCAACATGGTCTTCGAAGACTGCGACTTGGAGCAAGCCGTCAAATGGAGTGCCTGGGgtatcttcaacaacatgGGTCAAATCTGCTCCGGTACTTCCAGGGTCTTCGTGCAAGAATCCATCTACAAGGAATACGTTGCGCAATTGGTCGAGCACGTCAAGTCCACATACATTGTTGGCTCCCCAGCTGACGACAGTGTTATCGTCGGGCCCCAGGTATCCAAGAAGCAACAAGAACGTGTGCTCCAATACATTAAAATCGGTATCGACGAAGGCTGCGAGGTCGCTCTAGGTGGTCTCGGTCTACCAGAACCAGTCGCAGCCAGCGAAACCCTCACCAACGGTTACTACGTCAAGCCAACTATCCTAACAGGTGTCAAGCCTCACTACAGAATCGCTCAGGAAGAAGTCTTCGGCCCTGTCATCGTTGTAGGAACCTTCAAGGACTACGACGATGCAATCAAGATCGCAAACAACTCCGAATACGGTCTAGGTTCCGCAGTGTTCTCAAAGGACATCACCGTCTGCCACAAGTTCGCCCAAGATGTCGAGGCCGGTATGGTCTGGATCAACTCATCCAACGACGTCGACATCAACATCCCATTCGGAGGTGTGAAGATGTCTGGTCACGGTCGTGAGCTAGGTGAGTACGGATTAGCAAACTTCACAAACGTAAAGTCCGTCCATGTCAACCTCGGTAACAAGTTGTAA
- the ALD2 gene encoding aldehyde dehydrogenase [NAD(P)+] 1: MSLFQSIKIPQVGIEYQQPLGLFINNEFVKSSDGKVIETVNPATEEPITSFYAASQEDVDSAVNAARNAFDNVWSKTSPEERGALLLKLFDLIERDKHLLAAIETLDSGKPYHSNSLGDLEQILQLTRFFAGAADKFNAGSYLPVNHDKYAYTMKVPFGVVAQIVPWNYPLAMASWKIQSCLAAGNTIVIKPAENTSLSLLYFAQLVKEAGFPPGVLNILPGYGAIAGSALASHMGVDKIAFTGSTAVGQKVMALAAQSNLKDVTLECGGKSPCVIFADANIDEAIQWVAGGILYNSGQNCTANSRIYVQKEVYNEFLEKFSKHVAETWKFGSKSDPFDEDCTIGPVISKVQYDRIQSYINHGKEKEGLTIKQFADYPSKGYFIPPTFFTEVPITSKLSQEEIFGPVGVIAPFSDYDEAIKLANDSSYGLASCVFSENARTTAQFARDIKSGTVWINSSNDEEISVPFGGFKMSGIGRELGPSGVEEYLQTKAVHVNISKL, from the coding sequence ATGAGTTTGTTTCAAAGCATCAAAATTCCCCAGGTGGGAATTGAGTACCAGCAGCCTCTTGGTTTGTTCATAAATAACGAGTTTGTCAAGTCCAGCGATGGAAAGGTAATCGAAACAGTGAACCCAGCTACAGAAGAACCAATTACTTCTTTCTATGCTGCATCTCAGGAAGATGTGGATTCAGCGGTTAATGCTGCCAGAAATGCCTTCGATAACGTGTGGAGCAAGACTTCTCCAGAAGAGAGAGGAGCACtattgttgaagttgttcGATTTGATCGAAAGAGATAAACATCTTTTGGCAGCCATTGAGACATTAGACTCCGGTAAGCCCTACCATTCGAATTCCTTAGGAGATTTGGAACAGATCTTGCAACTAACCCGGTTCTTTGCCGGAGCAGCTGACAAGTTCAACGCAGGAAGCTACCTTCCTGTCAACCACGATAAGTACGCATATACCATGAAGGTGCCATTTGGCGTGGTCGCACAGATAGTGCCATGGAACTACCCATTGGCAATGGCCAGTTGGAAAATCCAATCCTGTTTGGCCGCTGGGAACACCATTGTGATCAAGCCCGCTGAAAACACATCTCTCTCGCTCTTGTACTTCGCTCAGTTGGTCAAAGAAGCAGGGTTTCCACCAGGTGTGTTAAATATCTTGCCCGGTTATGGTGCCATCGCAGGTTCTGCTCTAGCAAGCCATATGGGTGTCGATAAAATTGCGTTTACCGGCTCCACAGCTGTGGGCCAAAAAGTTATGGCTCTTGCTGCGCAATCAAATTTGAAAGACGTCACTTTGGAATGCGGTGGTAAATCTCCTTGCGTCATTTTTGCCGATGCAAATATAGACGAAGCCATACAGTGGGTTGCAGGAGGTATTCTTTATAACTCAGGCCAGAACTGTACAGCGAACTCCAGAATATACGtccaaaaagaagtctATAATGAGTTCTTGGAAAAGTTCAGCAAACATGTTGCAGAAACTTGGAAATTCGGCTCTAAATCAGATCCATTTGACGAGGACTGTACCATTGGACCAGTGATCTCAAAGGTTCAGTACGACCGTATTCAATCCTACATAAACCATGGtaaggaaaaagaaggattaACCATCAAACAATTCGCAGATTATCCTTCTAAGGGATATTTCATCCCACCCACTTTCTTCACTGAGGTTCCAATAACATCAAAACTatctcaagaagaaatatttgGTCCTGTCGGTGTCATCGCACCCTTCTCTGACTATGATGAGGCAATCAAACTTGCAAATGACTCTTCATATGGATTAGCCTCTTGCGTATTCTCTGAAAACGCCAGAACCACTGCTCAATTCGCTCGTGACATTAAATCAGGAACAGTCTGGATAAATTCATCTaacgatgaagaaatatctGTTCCATTCGGTGGGTTCAAAATGTCGGGAATCGGTCGTGAGTTGGGACCAAGTGGTGTAGAAGAGTACTTGCAAACAAAAGCAGTTCATGTTAATATATCTAAACTGTAA
- the CEP3 gene encoding Cep3p — protein sequence MKSVSAAHPCTVCQKRKVKCDRNQPVCHNCAARNEIDECIYENKRSNKRVRVGSEPSKYDTELYSLWNEYENLWLRDVMGQKQNVTDNGMAPGLDNLHKINYMDFYDVLISKDLSFEILNYSLERLGWLYFGLFSDVGEILVEMEKFWSYYESSRFDPTEGDKSVDSIELFQSIDQLLWDLILRSILTTTVFFMPVHELQRLLNVEKFREYIPDLAEKSEWDENTRFQTFSVLLRLTLQKLLRVIFTINNDLRIVQIFLILSNTSFHQIYPTLGTNLLVHSIHLTNSLGVKDFKLKINDTATSRLRKLTFQNIWFRLSTIDYLTSTPYNPINLHSQNKSIIKQNYLVTRLDTDMVDVYDIENTLESLRWEILSLDRDLEETNSPSLKTLASIKDLLILLDKRIQNISNESSINKKFEIFILKLQSSFVLWKTLRAEFTQHGVASGFQKLCFQSQVIIGLFLTNIQDNVPEFNSYFLCFYVLSRISAFHSFYEIFFVSEENEQLSTDCIEIFAMMSHNYQPLNIGILSDLSRFGKLKTLKQSVKVIDGNNKLNHPVHYILREDIQLFRRMLGYKKNITSSFDSSIDDNLENSNMSKEFLEIVNGFRSSHPLFVETWN from the coding sequence ATGAAGTCTGTAAGTGCAGCACATCCATGTACTGTGTGccagaagagaaaggttAAATGTGACAGGAATCAACCAGTTTGTCACAACTGTGCTGCAAGAAATGAGATAGACGAATGTATCTACGAAAATAAACGGTCGAATAAGCGAGTAAGAGTCGGATCTGAACCTAGCAAATACGATACTGAATTATATTCACTGTGGAATGAATATGAGAATTTATGGCTTCGTGATGTAATGggccaaaaacaaaacgtGACTGACAATGGGATGGCACCCGGATTGGATAATCTACATAAAATCAATTATATGGACTTTTATGACGTCCTGATATCTAAAGATTTGTCTTTCGAGATACTCAATTACTCACTAGAAAGATTGGGATGGTTATACTTTGGTCTTTTCAGCGACGTTGGGGAAATTCTCGTTGAAATGGAGAAATTTTGGTCCTATTATGAAAGCTCACGCTTTGACCCAACCGAAGGTGATAAATCAGTTGACAGTATAGAGCTCTTTCAGAGCATTGATCAACTTTTATGGGATCTAATATTGCGATCAATTCTTACCACTACCGTCTTTTTCATGCCTGTGCATGAACTTCAGCGATTATTAAACGTTGAAAAGTTTAGAGAATATATACCTGATCTTGCAGAAAAAAGCGAATGGGATGAGAATACTCGTTTTCAGACATTCTCTGTGCTTTTAAGGTTAACTTTGCAGAAGCTATTGAGAGTTATTTTCACTATTAACAATGACCTCAGGATCGTTCAGATTTTTTTGATCTTAAGCAACACCtcatttcatcaaatataCCCAACTTTGGGAACTAACCTGCTTGTGCATTCCATTCACTTAACAAACTCGTTGGGTGTAAAGGACTttaaattgaaaataaatgaTACAGCAACCTCCAGGCTACGAAAGCTGACTTTCCAAAATATATGGTTCCGTTTGTCAACTATCGATTATTTGACATCCACGCCTTATAATCCAATAAATTTACATTCTCAAAATAAGTCCATTATTAAGCAAAATTATTTGGTCACACGTCTTGACACTGATATGGTTGATGTTtatgatattgaaaatacGCTGGAGTCTTTAAGATGGGAAATTCTAAGTTTGGATCGTGATTTAGAAGAAACTAATTCACCTTCGTTGAAGACTTTAGCTTCGATAAAAGATTTACTAATCCTTTTGGataaaagaattcaaaatattagTAACGAATCATCTATAAATAAGAAATTTGAGATATTCATCTTAAAATTACAATCaagttttgttctttggaAAACTCTAAGAGCAGAATTTACTCAACATGGAGTTGCTAGTGGTTTTCAAAAGCTGTGCTTTCAGTCTCAAGTAATAATCGGTCTATTTCTAACCAATATTCAAGATAATGTGCCTGAATTCAATTCTTATTTCTTATGTTTTTATGTTCTTTCTAGAATCTCGGCattccattctttttatGAAATATTCTTCGTTTCTGAAGAGAATGAACAATTGAGTACTGATTgcattgaaatatttgCAATGATGTCGCATAATTATCAGCCATTGAATATCGGAATTTTGTCAGACCTATCACGATTTGGTAAGCTTAAAACTTTAAAACAATCGGTTAAAGTTATAGATGGAAACAATAAACTTAATCATCCTGTGCATTATATCTTAAGGGAAGACATTCAATTATTCCGTCGCATGCTTggatataaaaaaaatatcacaTCGTCATTTGATTCTTCGATAGATGATAACCTAGAGAACAGCAACATGAGTAAAGAATTCTTAGAAATAGTCAATGGTTTTAGAAGTTCACATCCTCTTTTTGTCGAAACATGGAACTAA